In one window of Gemmatimonadota bacterium DNA:
- a CDS encoding CTP synthase: MTNGTTSTKYIFVTGGVVSSLGKGIAAASLGRLLVERGLTVTMQKFDPYINVDPGTMSPFQHGEVYVTDDGAETDLDLGHYERYIDRSLSQQNNITTGRIYQNVIGKERRGEYLGSTVQVIPHITDEIKNAIRRPAPGHDVVITEIGGTVGDIESLPFLEAIRQFRQEVGRDNALFLHLTLVPYIAAAGELKTKPTQHSVRDLMQIGIQPDILICRSEQPISPEIKRKIAGFCNVDFECVIESPDVKSIYEIPVRFREQGFDRVVCERLRLETREPDLTSWKAMVEKILRPRHAVRIAVVGKYTDLHDAYKSVQEALIHGGIASDAGVAIDWLSSDQFTSQEAAGRLLEQYDGLLVPGGFGIRGIEGMIEAIRWAREHQLPFFGICLGLQVAIIEFARHVCDMPNTTSTEFEPECEAPVIALMANQREVKDMGGTMRLGAYAAKLRDKSRAAQAYGTLQISERHRHRWEVNNAYRDVLAEHGLRLSGQSPDGGLVEIIELPDHPWFLGCQFHPELKSRPTRPHPLFAAFIAAALERRQRPPAAARPAVAAASR; this comes from the coding sequence ATGACCAACGGCACCACCAGCACCAAGTACATCTTCGTGACCGGCGGGGTGGTCTCCTCCCTCGGCAAGGGCATCGCGGCGGCCTCGCTCGGGCGGCTCCTGGTGGAGCGCGGGCTGACCGTCACCATGCAGAAGTTCGACCCGTACATCAACGTCGATCCGGGTACGATGTCGCCGTTCCAGCACGGCGAGGTCTACGTCACCGACGACGGCGCCGAGACCGACCTCGACCTCGGCCACTACGAGCGCTACATCGACCGCTCGCTCTCCCAGCAGAACAACATTACCACCGGCCGCATCTACCAGAACGTCATCGGCAAGGAACGCCGCGGCGAGTATCTCGGCTCCACCGTGCAGGTCATCCCCCACATCACCGACGAGATCAAGAACGCCATCCGCCGCCCCGCGCCGGGGCACGACGTGGTGATCACCGAGATCGGCGGCACGGTCGGCGACATCGAGTCCCTGCCGTTCCTCGAGGCCATCCGCCAGTTCCGGCAGGAGGTCGGGCGGGACAACGCGCTGTTCCTGCACCTGACCCTGGTGCCCTACATCGCCGCGGCGGGGGAGCTCAAGACCAAGCCCACCCAGCACTCGGTGCGCGACCTCATGCAGATCGGGATCCAGCCCGACATCCTCATCTGCCGCAGCGAGCAGCCGATCAGTCCCGAGATCAAGCGGAAGATCGCCGGGTTCTGCAACGTCGACTTCGAGTGCGTGATCGAGAGCCCCGACGTCAAGTCCATCTACGAGATCCCGGTGCGTTTCCGGGAGCAGGGCTTCGACCGCGTGGTCTGCGAGCGGCTGCGGCTGGAGACCCGGGAGCCGGACCTCACCAGCTGGAAGGCGATGGTCGAGAAGATCCTGCGGCCCAGGCACGCGGTGCGCATCGCGGTGGTGGGCAAGTACACCGACCTGCACGACGCGTACAAGTCGGTCCAGGAGGCGCTCATCCACGGGGGCATCGCCAGCGATGCCGGGGTGGCCATCGACTGGCTCTCCAGTGACCAGTTCACCAGCCAGGAGGCGGCCGGCCGCCTGCTGGAGCAGTACGACGGCCTCCTCGTGCCCGGCGGCTTCGGCATCCGGGGCATCGAGGGGATGATCGAGGCGATCCGCTGGGCCCGGGAACACCAGCTGCCGTTCTTCGGCATCTGCCTCGGGCTGCAGGTCGCCATCATCGAGTTCGCCCGCCACGTCTGCGACATGCCCAACACCACCAGCACCGAGTTCGAGCCCGAGTGCGAGGCGCCGGTGATCGCCCTTATGGCCAACCAGCGCGAGGTGAAGGACATGGGCGGCACCATGCGGCTCGGCGCCTACGCCGCCAAGCTGCGGGACAAGTCCCGCGCCGCCCAGGCCTACGGCACGCTGCAGATCAGCGAGCGGCACCGGCACCGCTGGGAGGTGAACAACGCCTACCGCGACGTGCTGGCCGAGCATGGCCTGCGGCTGTCGGGGCAGTCGCCCGACGGGGGGCTGGTCGAGATCATCGAGCTGCCCGACCACCCCTGGTTCCTGGGCTGCCAGTTCCACCCCGAGCTCAAGTCCCGGCCCACCCGCCCGCATCCGCTCTTCGCGGCCTTCATCGCGGCCGCGCTGGAGCGGCGCCAGCGACCTCCCGCCGCGGCGCGGCCCGCCGTGGCCGCGGCCAGCCGCTGA
- the kdsB gene encoding 3-deoxy-manno-octulosonate cytidylyltransferase, translating into MRVLGVIPARLGSTRIPHKPLQPLAGEPLVTRVIQRVQRLGLVDELVVATDSTMVARVVELAGIRAVLTRPEHESGTDRVAEVAARPEFGGHDVVINIQGDEPFLPAAALRGALERVTVDGDDVGTAAAPLAPEDVADAARVKVVTDHRGRALYFSRAPIPYRRDPGGPCRDLYWQHVGVYAYRRAALARWVGLPPAQAELAERLEQLRALHHGMTVGVARLEQPARPGVDTPEDLRRAEAYWLAQEEDQ; encoded by the coding sequence ATGCGCGTCCTCGGTGTCATCCCGGCCAGGCTCGGCTCGACCCGCATCCCCCACAAACCGCTGCAGCCCCTGGCCGGCGAGCCCTTGGTGACCCGCGTGATCCAGCGTGTGCAGCGTCTCGGGTTGGTGGACGAGCTCGTGGTGGCCACGGATTCCACCATGGTGGCGCGGGTGGTGGAGCTGGCCGGCATCCGCGCGGTGCTGACCCGGCCCGAGCATGAGAGCGGCACGGATCGGGTGGCCGAGGTGGCCGCCCGGCCCGAGTTCGGCGGCCATGACGTGGTGATCAACATCCAGGGCGATGAGCCCTTCCTGCCCGCGGCGGCGCTGCGGGGGGCCCTGGAACGGGTGACGGTCGACGGGGACGACGTCGGGACGGCCGCGGCCCCGCTGGCGCCGGAAGACGTGGCCGACGCGGCCCGGGTAAAGGTGGTGACCGATCACCGCGGCCGCGCGCTCTACTTTTCCCGGGCCCCGATCCCATACCGGCGCGATCCGGGGGGGCCCTGCCGGGACCTCTACTGGCAGCACGTCGGGGTCTACGCCTACCGGCGGGCCGCGCTGGCGCGGTGGGTGGGGTTGCCGCCGGCCCAGGCGGAGCTGGCGGAGCGGCTGGAGCAGCTCCGGGCGCTGCACCATGGGATGACGGTCGGAGTGGCACGGCTCGAACAGCCCGCGCGGCCGGGGGTCGACACCCCCGAGGACCTGCGCCGCGCGGAGGCATACTGGCTCGCTCAGGAGGAGGACCAATGA
- a CDS encoding ABC transporter ATP-binding protein — MIDVQDLTKVYGALTAVQGLSFHVPAGEILGLVGPNGAGKTTTLRSLAGIIPPTQGQIRIAGHNLAHAPVAAKAALAFIPDEPQLFDYLTVLEHLGFVARLYRQPEAVGRAPELLEELELSDKADSLASELSRGMRQKLAIACGLIHQPRVLILDEPLTGLDPVGIRRMKRTIAARAESGAAVILSSHLLPLVEELCTRVLIIQNGQRVAMGTVAEIAAGRPEFSGRGLEDLFLSLTGHGEPPSA; from the coding sequence GTGATCGACGTCCAAGACCTCACGAAGGTGTATGGGGCCCTCACGGCGGTGCAAGGGCTCTCCTTTCACGTCCCGGCCGGGGAGATCCTCGGCCTGGTGGGTCCCAATGGCGCCGGGAAGACCACCACCCTCCGCAGCCTGGCAGGGATCATCCCGCCGACCCAGGGCCAGATCCGGATCGCCGGCCACAACCTCGCGCACGCCCCGGTCGCCGCCAAGGCGGCACTCGCCTTCATCCCCGATGAGCCCCAGCTGTTCGACTACCTGACCGTCCTGGAGCACCTGGGCTTCGTGGCGCGGCTGTACCGCCAGCCCGAGGCGGTGGGGCGTGCCCCGGAACTGCTGGAGGAACTGGAGCTGTCGGACAAGGCCGACAGCCTGGCCAGTGAGTTGTCGCGCGGCATGCGCCAGAAGCTGGCGATCGCGTGCGGGCTGATCCACCAGCCGCGGGTGCTGATCCTCGACGAACCGCTGACCGGGCTCGATCCGGTGGGCATCCGGCGGATGAAGCGCACGATCGCGGCCCGGGCGGAGTCGGGGGCGGCGGTCATCCTGAGCTCGCACCTGCTCCCGCTGGTCGAGGAGCTCTGCACCCGGGTGCTGATCATCCAGAACGGGCAGCGCGTGGCCATGGGCACCGTGGCGGAGATTGCCGCGGGGCGCCCGGAGTTCAGCGGGCGTGGCCTGGAAGACCTCTTCCTTTCCCTCACCGGGCACGGGGAGCCGCCGTCGGCGTGA
- a CDS encoding aminodeoxychorismate/anthranilate synthase component II, with amino-acid sequence MLLVLDNYDSFTYNLVQYVGELGAEPVVYRNDALTVDQALALGPEAIIISPGPGEPRDAGISIPLIRAAAGRVPLLGVCLGHQAMGEAYGGRVVRAGRLMHGKTTQVTHLGEGLFRGLPNPLTVMRYHSLVVAAEDFPAELEMTAWSMDRPRGQEVMALRHRTHPQFGVQFHPESIATEAGRELLSNFLRLAAAWRTDRVAAIA; translated from the coding sequence ATGCTCCTGGTACTCGACAACTATGACAGCTTCACCTACAACCTGGTCCAGTATGTGGGGGAACTCGGGGCGGAGCCGGTCGTTTACCGCAACGATGCCCTCACGGTGGACCAGGCCCTCGCGCTAGGCCCCGAGGCGATCATCATCTCGCCCGGTCCCGGCGAGCCCCGCGACGCCGGGATCTCGATCCCCCTGATCCGGGCAGCCGCGGGCCGTGTGCCCCTCCTCGGCGTCTGCCTGGGGCACCAGGCCATGGGGGAGGCGTATGGTGGTCGGGTGGTCCGTGCCGGGCGGCTCATGCACGGCAAGACCACCCAGGTGACCCACCTCGGGGAGGGACTCTTCCGCGGCCTGCCGAATCCCCTGACGGTTATGCGCTACCACTCCCTGGTCGTCGCCGCCGAGGATTTCCCGGCCGAGCTCGAAATGACGGCGTGGTCCATGGATCGGCCGCGGGGGCAGGAGGTCATGGCGCTCCGGCACCGGACCCACCCCCAGTTCGGGGTCCAATTCCACCCGGAGTCGATTGCCACGGAGGCCGGGCGGGAGCTCCTGTCCAACTTCCTGCGGCTGGCCGCCGCCTGGCGTACAGACCGGGTGGCCGCAATCGCCTAA